From a single Methanomassiliicoccales archaeon genomic region:
- a CDS encoding ATP-binding protein, translating into RVVPGAIHEAHEGVLFLDELPHLGHLQRFILTAMQERRFPISGRNPQSAGASVKVENVPCNFIFVGACNIQDLEQVLSPLRSRVCGNGYEVLVNTAMPDTPDNRNSLVQFIAQEIISDGRIPHADASAIKAIIKEAKVRANKVDNIGSSLTLRLRELGGLIRAAGDLAVVEDAELMSAEHIAKAVVRSKTAEEQIKDRYGSYTKGLGTDISSAQKEKSPYYFWNETKDSMFH; encoded by the coding sequence ACCGTGTCGTGCCAGGGGCCATACATGAGGCCCATGAGGGAGTGCTCTTCCTGGATGAACTACCGCACCTCGGCCATCTGCAGAGGTTCATACTTACCGCCATGCAGGAGCGTCGTTTCCCCATTTCCGGCCGCAACCCTCAGAGCGCTGGAGCGAGCGTCAAGGTCGAAAACGTCCCCTGCAACTTCATTTTTGTCGGTGCCTGCAACATCCAGGACCTGGAGCAGGTATTGTCGCCATTGCGTTCTCGGGTCTGCGGCAATGGATACGAAGTTCTGGTCAACACCGCCATGCCCGACACCCCCGATAACCGAAATTCACTTGTGCAGTTCATCGCTCAGGAGATCATCTCCGACGGGCGCATACCTCACGCCGACGCCTCGGCCATCAAGGCTATAATCAAGGAGGCCAAGGTGCGCGCCAATAAGGTGGACAACATCGGCTCCTCTCTGACACTGAGGTTGAGGGAGCTGGGCGGCCTGATCCGTGCCGCCGGTGATCTGGCAGTGGTCGAGGACGCGGAACTGATGAGCGCAGAGCACATCGCCAAGGCGGTGGTGCGCAGCAAGACCGCCGAGGAGCAGATAAAGGACCGTTACGGTTCCTACACCAAAGGCCTCGGTACGGACATTTCCTCGGCTCAGAAGGAGAAATCACCTTACTATTTCTGGAACGAGACCAAGGACTCCATGTTCCATTAG
- a CDS encoding N-acetyltransferase: MQLRYFLGRDLTDICQVASTSLREMYDPSLFLQLVPFWPEGLIVIEDMGRVIGFVFGVMSGHQQARILMLAVNQRYRGAGLGTMLCQEFFRECGKRGIRQISLEVRVSNLSAMRFYQRLGFFNVRMASCYYSDGEDGIFLMRYL, from the coding sequence TTGCAGCTCCGATACTTCCTCGGCAGGGACCTGACCGACATCTGTCAGGTCGCTTCGACCTCTCTGCGTGAGATGTACGACCCCAGTCTCTTCCTACAGCTGGTGCCCTTCTGGCCTGAAGGCCTCATAGTCATCGAGGACATGGGACGGGTGATCGGTTTCGTGTTCGGGGTCATGAGCGGGCACCAGCAGGCTCGCATACTCATGTTGGCCGTCAACCAGCGTTACCGGGGGGCGGGGTTGGGCACCATGCTCTGCCAGGAGTTCTTCCGCGAGTGCGGTAAGCGGGGCATAAGGCAGATCTCGTTGGAGGTCCGGGTCAGCAATCTTTCGGCCATGCGTTTCTATCAACGTCTCGGCTTCTTCAACGTACGGATGGCATCGTGCTATTACTCGGACGGCGAGGACGGCATATTCCTGATGCGGTACCTCTAA
- a CDS encoding phospholipase D-like domain-containing protein, with protein sequence MRKLLTVLSVLSIILISMFAPTAEAADAPDVHCASGVFIKRFCPTYPGEFITISNDGPQIDLEGWMLSDGEGSVTFNGSLSLPTATDITWGDCPERYLSLYPGEVVYHKGSNGTITKGSLKLADTGDQVFLFDPNGNLIDVVYYGTSEPSPPWNGPAVPCRKGEMLRRTAEPSEYGSWSLEVPGSFSLLSPWSIASASPVLYPDDGLEVMVQQVDLALAEICVSTYILENWTLARHLAMAAVRGVDVTLLLEGQPVGGVSENGAALAYYLQENGVDVWVMRSSESFRRYDYLHAKYMVFDGERLLVSSENMADSSFTSNRGWAILVRSSSIARDALTVFQKDLGGKGLDVFPLDISLPFHEGGPGRMLNYDRQKACIEVTSSVLLSTSPFTIEDTLVNALGGSQERILVQQMNFEEDWLNGGQIMDALSRAADRGVTVRILLDSGFGTKEPNQRVAEALNAKASERGWDLECRLPGLASPFERLHNKGVIIDDQVLVGSANWVDNSMRCNREMALLVRSTELADHFTGLFENDWKGDAVPPVISLPWHFLEVSQQQLVLLDATACHDTSNIAEFAWDLDGDGASDLFGPIHAVALIPGEHNVTLRVTDTVGNMAYENVTVRVSEGQASIPGLLLYAPLPVIALLLLIRRNKRRI encoded by the coding sequence GTGCGAAAGCTCCTGACCGTTCTATCTGTTCTTTCCATTATACTGATATCCATGTTCGCCCCCACGGCCGAGGCCGCGGATGCTCCGGACGTTCATTGCGCGTCGGGCGTTTTCATCAAACGGTTCTGTCCGACCTATCCCGGGGAGTTCATCACCATCAGCAATGACGGCCCACAGATCGATCTGGAAGGATGGATGTTGAGCGACGGGGAGGGAAGCGTCACCTTCAACGGGTCCTTATCGCTGCCGACCGCGACCGATATCACGTGGGGCGATTGTCCGGAGAGATATCTCTCCCTATACCCCGGCGAGGTGGTGTATCACAAGGGTTCGAACGGTACCATCACCAAGGGGAGTCTCAAGCTGGCCGATACAGGTGACCAGGTGTTCCTTTTCGACCCGAATGGGAATCTGATCGACGTCGTCTATTACGGGACGTCCGAACCTTCTCCCCCATGGAACGGTCCGGCAGTTCCCTGCAGGAAGGGTGAGATGCTGCGAAGAACGGCCGAACCTTCGGAATACGGCTCCTGGTCATTGGAGGTCCCCGGTTCGTTCTCCCTGCTATCACCCTGGTCTATCGCTTCAGCCTCTCCGGTCCTGTACCCGGACGACGGTCTGGAGGTCATGGTCCAGCAGGTGGACCTGGCTCTGGCAGAGATATGCGTGTCCACCTACATACTTGAGAACTGGACCTTGGCCCGCCACCTGGCCATGGCCGCCGTCAGGGGCGTGGACGTCACTCTTCTGCTGGAGGGACAGCCGGTCGGAGGTGTCAGCGAGAACGGGGCGGCATTGGCATACTATCTTCAGGAGAACGGGGTGGACGTGTGGGTCATGCGGTCCAGTGAATCGTTCCGTAGGTACGACTACCTGCATGCCAAGTACATGGTGTTCGACGGGGAGCGTCTTTTGGTAAGTTCCGAGAACATGGCCGACTCCAGCTTCACCTCCAACCGCGGATGGGCCATACTGGTCCGGTCGTCATCCATCGCTCGGGACGCGCTCACGGTCTTCCAGAAGGACCTGGGGGGAAAGGGTCTGGACGTATTCCCTCTCGACATCAGTCTTCCGTTTCACGAAGGAGGTCCGGGGAGAATGCTCAACTACGATCGCCAGAAGGCTTGCATAGAGGTCACCTCCTCCGTCCTCCTATCAACATCGCCTTTTACGATAGAGGATACGCTGGTGAACGCCCTGGGTGGGTCACAGGAACGTATCCTGGTGCAACAGATGAACTTCGAGGAGGACTGGTTGAATGGCGGCCAGATCATGGACGCTTTGTCCCGGGCGGCGGACCGCGGTGTTACCGTGCGCATACTCCTGGATTCCGGATTTGGTACCAAGGAACCGAACCAGAGGGTCGCGGAAGCTTTGAACGCCAAAGCTTCGGAAAGAGGCTGGGACCTGGAGTGCCGACTGCCCGGTCTGGCTTCTCCGTTCGAACGATTGCACAACAAGGGCGTCATCATCGATGATCAGGTTCTGGTGGGCAGCGCCAACTGGGTGGACAATTCCATGCGATGCAATCGGGAGATGGCCCTTTTGGTACGTTCAACGGAGTTGGCGGATCATTTCACCGGTCTGTTCGAGAACGACTGGAAAGGGGATGCCGTTCCCCCGGTGATATCCCTGCCCTGGCATTTTCTGGAGGTGTCCCAGCAACAGCTCGTGCTCCTGGACGCCACCGCCTGTCATGACACCTCCAACATAGCGGAGTTCGCCTGGGACCTGGATGGCGACGGAGCATCGGACCTTTTCGGACCTATCCATGCCGTCGCATTGATACCCGGGGAGCATAACGTCACCTTGCGGGTCACGGACACGGTGGGGAACATGGCATACGAGAACGTGACCGTCAGGGTATCTGAAGGTCAGGCATCGATCCCCGGGCTTCTTCTGTACGCCCCCTTGCCGGTCATCGCCCTGCTCCTGCTCATCCGGCGCAACAAGAGAAGGATTTAG
- the tpiA gene encoding triose-phosphate isomerase, whose amino-acid sequence MNKFNSPIIVVNFKVYSEVEGPGAMRLAKECEAAARESGIGFVVCPPMVELSTVACAVTVPVFSQHVDAKGPGSITGYISPQSVRAAGAKGTLINHSEHRMVMDDIAAAVKTCRDLGLISIVCTDSTETSIAVAAYSPDYIAIEPPELIGGDISVTTADPQIVSRTVDMVRKVDPTIKVLCGAGVKNGADVKAALDLGASGVLLASGVVKAKDVKAVLRDLVSGL is encoded by the coding sequence TTGAATAAGTTCAATTCGCCCATCATCGTCGTGAATTTCAAGGTCTACTCCGAAGTGGAGGGACCGGGGGCGATGCGTCTTGCCAAGGAATGCGAGGCCGCGGCCCGCGAGAGCGGCATAGGCTTCGTGGTCTGCCCCCCCATGGTCGAACTTTCCACGGTGGCCTGCGCGGTCACCGTCCCGGTATTTTCCCAACATGTTGACGCCAAGGGACCGGGGTCCATCACCGGCTACATATCCCCACAGAGCGTCAGGGCCGCCGGGGCCAAGGGTACGCTCATCAATCATTCCGAGCACCGCATGGTCATGGACGACATCGCCGCCGCGGTCAAGACCTGCAGGGACCTGGGCCTGATAAGCATCGTCTGCACAGATTCGACAGAGACCTCCATCGCCGTGGCGGCCTATTCTCCAGATTACATCGCCATCGAACCCCCGGAATTGATCGGAGGGGACATATCGGTCACCACTGCCGACCCCCAGATAGTCAGTAGGACGGTGGACATGGTCAGGAAGGTCGACCCGACGATCAAAGTGCTTTGCGGTGCAGGGGTGAAGAACGGAGCGGACGTCAAGGCGGCTCTAGATCTGGGGGCGTCCGGAGTGCTTCTCGCTTCAGGCGTGGTCAAGGCCAAGGACGTAAAGGCGGTACTGCGCGACCTGGTAAGTGGCCTCTGA
- a CDS encoding fructose-1,6-bisphosphatase, whose translation MSQKVTVSVIKADVGSVAGHSKPHPKMMKKCEETLKEGVRSGTINDFYVTRVGDDINLFMTHYKGENNKDVHALAWTAFMAASKLAKEMKMYAAGQDLLSDAFSGNIRGMGPGAAEVEFVERAAEPMVFFMADKTEPSAYSMPISRVFMDPFTTTGLVIDPRAHEGFRFEIVDVMDSKSITMSAPEESYDILSLLGDTSRYAIKRVMSKDKNLGTSCVISTEKLNICAGKYVGKDDPVAVVRCQSGFPAVGEVLQPFMFPGLVAGWMRGSHYGAWYPCSVADSDPTYFDGPPRICALGFQISNGRLQGCEDPEAPLGVKEPVDYFSGSVWDEARRKAVRASIYMRQHGPFMPGILGPEEMEYTTRPAVLARLKDRMEKIE comes from the coding sequence ATGTCACAGAAGGTTACTGTATCTGTCATTAAGGCTGACGTAGGTTCGGTCGCCGGTCACTCCAAACCGCACCCAAAAATGATGAAGAAGTGTGAGGAGACCCTTAAGGAAGGGGTCAGGTCCGGTACCATCAATGATTTCTATGTTACCCGTGTCGGGGACGATATCAACTTGTTCATGACCCACTACAAGGGCGAGAACAACAAGGACGTTCACGCTCTGGCCTGGACGGCCTTCATGGCGGCCTCAAAGCTGGCCAAGGAAATGAAGATGTACGCCGCCGGACAGGACCTCCTGTCGGACGCCTTCAGCGGCAACATTCGCGGCATGGGCCCCGGAGCCGCCGAGGTGGAGTTCGTGGAGAGGGCCGCCGAGCCCATGGTGTTCTTCATGGCCGACAAGACCGAACCGTCCGCATACTCCATGCCCATATCCCGTGTCTTCATGGACCCGTTCACCACCACTGGTCTGGTCATAGACCCCCGTGCTCACGAAGGGTTCCGCTTCGAGATCGTGGATGTCATGGACTCCAAGAGCATCACCATGTCCGCACCCGAGGAGTCTTACGACATCCTCAGTCTTCTGGGGGACACCAGCCGTTACGCCATCAAGCGCGTGATGAGCAAGGACAAGAACCTGGGCACCAGCTGTGTGATAAGCACTGAGAAGCTGAACATCTGCGCCGGTAAGTACGTGGGCAAGGATGACCCCGTGGCGGTCGTGCGCTGCCAGAGCGGTTTCCCCGCCGTGGGCGAGGTCCTGCAGCCATTCATGTTCCCCGGATTGGTAGCCGGCTGGATGCGCGGTTCCCACTACGGTGCCTGGTACCCCTGTTCGGTGGCGGATTCCGATCCCACCTATTTCGACGGACCACCGCGAATATGCGCACTGGGATTCCAGATAAGCAACGGCCGTCTGCAAGGATGCGAGGACCCGGAGGCGCCGCTGGGCGTCAAGGAACCGGTAGACTATTTCTCCGGCAGCGTATGGGACGAGGCTCGGAGGAAGGCGGTTCGCGCCAGCATCTACATGCGCCAACATGGTCCGTTCATGCCCGGTATACTCGGTCCAGAAGAGATGGAGTACACCACCAGGCCGGCCGTGCTCGCCCGGTTGAAGGACAGGATGGAGAAGATTGAATAA
- a CDS encoding ferredoxin — MPVNVSIDQSECTGCGICYNDECPDVFMEGDDGNSNLKPMYQKDDKAKGEIPDNLKGCAKNAEDACPVSAIKVE; from the coding sequence ATGCCTGTTAATGTATCGATCGATCAGAGCGAATGCACTGGCTGCGGAATATGCTATAACGACGAATGCCCTGATGTTTTCATGGAAGGGGATGACGGCAACTCCAACCTCAAGCCTATGTACCAAAAGGACGACAAGGCCAAAGGGGAGATCCCGGACAACCTCAAGGGATGCGCCAAGAACGCTGAGGACGCCTGTCCGGTATCGGCCATCAAGGTAGAGTGA
- the aspS gene encoding aspartate--tRNA(Asn) ligase — translation MLHDSRSITTNDYEKEVTVEGWAQEVRNLGGISFLILRDRYGVVQITAPKKKITPEVMHAITSLSRESVVRVTGTVKASAQVKSGYEIIPSALIVQSPSATPLPMGVVDKVDVEMDTRFNHRYMDLRKPEVRSVFEIKSLTMRLIDEYLADNDFVEIFTPKLVASGAEGGSTLFKVDYFGKVAYLAQSPQLYKQMLMSTGLDRVYEIGPAFRAEPSDTARHVSEFISFDGEMAHIDSQEDVMAMIEGCTQFVISGVKERGARALEIIGSEVVLPKAPYPTLSYEKAIGMVQGAGFKIELGEDLGTEGEKLLGDLMAQDGNEMYWIAEYPEEAKPFYIMEKDGTPYSYSFDLDYKGQEISSGGQREHRHDRLVQRMEKKGLEPSSFEFYLNSFAYGMPAHGGWGLGVERLVQKMLGLPNIRETILFPRDRNRLVP, via the coding sequence ATGTTGCACGATTCCAGATCGATCACAACAAACGATTACGAGAAGGAGGTCACGGTAGAGGGCTGGGCCCAGGAGGTGCGCAACCTTGGCGGGATATCGTTCCTTATCCTGCGCGACCGCTACGGCGTGGTGCAGATCACCGCCCCTAAGAAGAAGATCACCCCCGAGGTCATGCATGCCATCACGTCCCTTTCCCGGGAATCCGTGGTCCGGGTGACCGGCACCGTCAAGGCCAGCGCCCAGGTGAAGAGCGGTTACGAGATCATTCCCTCCGCTTTGATCGTTCAAAGCCCGTCGGCCACCCCGCTGCCCATGGGCGTGGTCGACAAGGTAGATGTCGAAATGGACACTCGCTTCAACCATCGCTACATGGATCTGAGGAAACCGGAGGTGCGCTCCGTCTTCGAGATCAAGTCCCTGACCATGCGCCTCATCGACGAGTACTTGGCGGACAATGACTTCGTGGAGATCTTCACCCCTAAGCTGGTGGCCTCCGGCGCCGAAGGCGGTTCCACCCTGTTCAAGGTCGACTACTTCGGAAAGGTGGCATACCTGGCGCAATCGCCGCAACTGTACAAGCAGATGCTCATGTCCACCGGCCTGGACCGAGTGTATGAGATCGGCCCGGCCTTCCGTGCTGAGCCTTCGGACACGGCGCGTCACGTATCGGAGTTCATCAGCTTCGATGGGGAGATGGCCCATATCGACTCGCAGGAGGACGTCATGGCCATGATCGAGGGTTGCACGCAGTTCGTCATCTCCGGGGTCAAGGAACGGGGAGCGAGAGCCCTGGAGATCATAGGCAGCGAGGTCGTTCTGCCCAAGGCGCCGTATCCTACCCTGTCCTATGAGAAGGCCATAGGAATGGTCCAGGGGGCTGGGTTCAAGATCGAGCTGGGAGAGGACCTGGGCACCGAAGGGGAGAAGCTGCTGGGCGATCTGATGGCCCAGGACGGGAACGAGATGTACTGGATCGCGGAGTACCCGGAAGAGGCCAAACCATTCTACATCATGGAGAAGGATGGCACGCCGTACTCATACTCGTTCGATCTGGACTACAAAGGTCAGGAGATATCGTCCGGTGGGCAGCGGGAACACCGCCACGACCGTCTGGTGCAGAGGATGGAAAAGAAGGGATTGGAGCCGTCCTCCTTCGAGTTCTACCTCAACTCCTTCGCCTACGGAATGCCGGCGCACGGCGGTTGGGGACTGGGAGTGGAGCGCCTGGTGCAAAAGATGTTGGGATTGCCGAACATCAGGGAGACCATCCTGTTCCCGAGGGACCGCAATCGATTGGTCCCATGA
- a CDS encoding RusA family crossover junction endodeoxyribonuclease, producing the protein MRLSFEGAEAEDYESGPMEYVGYREDRFDQDLIEFFVAGEPVPQGSTKAFYIKKLERVVTTHTNANTDQWRHRIATEAQRANELRPANFFSSDRRQGYEITLDFVFTRPKSQPKKWKMNTKRPDLDKLVRAALDAITNILIPDDSQVVRITAGKCYGDADHVPGLQISVRRME; encoded by the coding sequence ATGCGCTTGAGTTTTGAAGGAGCGGAAGCTGAAGACTACGAGTCCGGACCAATGGAATACGTAGGCTATCGAGAGGACCGCTTCGACCAGGATCTGATCGAGTTCTTCGTGGCCGGGGAACCTGTGCCGCAGGGCAGCACCAAGGCCTTCTACATCAAGAAGCTGGAACGGGTGGTGACCACCCATACCAACGCCAACACTGACCAGTGGAGGCACCGCATCGCCACCGAGGCCCAAAGGGCGAACGAGCTTAGGCCGGCCAACTTCTTCTCCAGCGATCGTCGCCAAGGTTACGAGATCACTCTGGACTTCGTGTTCACCCGGCCAAAGAGCCAGCCGAAGAAGTGGAAGATGAACACCAAGCGGCCGGACCTGGATAAATTGGTCAGGGCGGCGTTGGACGCCATCACCAACATATTGATACCGGACGATTCGCAGGTGGTGCGCATCACCGCCGGCAAATGTTACGGCGATGCCGATCACGTGCCCGGCCTTCAGATATCCGTCAGAAGGATGGAATGA
- a CDS encoding Lrp/AsnC ligand binding domain-containing protein, which produces MNSAIVAITNDIGAEGKVMESMSNIPAVRECYMVYGVYDVVARVQASNEEELKITIASIRDLPGVRSTLTLVVCKEHKK; this is translated from the coding sequence ATGAACAGCGCCATCGTAGCAATAACCAACGACATTGGTGCCGAAGGAAAGGTCATGGAATCCATGTCCAATATCCCGGCGGTACGGGAATGCTACATGGTGTATGGGGTCTACGACGTCGTGGCCAGGGTGCAGGCGTCGAACGAGGAGGAACTGAAAATTACCATCGCTTCGATCCGGGATCTGCCCGGGGTACGTTCCACATTGACCCTGGTCGTGTGCAAAGAGCACAAAAAGTAA
- a CDS encoding LysE family transporter, translated as MSIETALLFLGSVAIISLSGVLMPGPVFAVTIACGYNDRRAGWKIALGHTLVEVPLIIGIFFGLSIFLRNDFIFALIGLLGGGLLIYMGWDMVRKRKEIVTSCDTRYKDPFMAGVMTTVSNPGWLLWWATVGAALITTAITFGLWMLPMFVVVHISCDLIWEGLIAITVFDTKEKWDNRWHQYMIAGSGVLMIVFAIVFIVNGVNILL; from the coding sequence ATGAGCATCGAGACGGCATTACTGTTCCTTGGTTCCGTGGCCATCATCTCGCTCTCGGGCGTGCTCATGCCCGGGCCGGTGTTCGCGGTGACCATCGCCTGCGGGTACAACGACCGGCGGGCGGGTTGGAAGATAGCGCTGGGACACACCCTCGTCGAGGTACCGCTGATCATCGGCATATTCTTCGGACTGAGCATCTTCCTCAGGAACGATTTCATCTTCGCCCTCATCGGATTGTTGGGCGGAGGGCTATTGATCTACATGGGCTGGGACATGGTACGTAAGCGCAAGGAGATCGTGACCAGCTGCGATACCAGATACAAGGACCCTTTCATGGCCGGCGTCATGACGACGGTGTCGAACCCGGGTTGGCTGCTGTGGTGGGCCACGGTCGGCGCGGCTTTGATCACGACGGCCATCACCTTCGGGCTGTGGATGCTCCCCATGTTCGTCGTAGTTCACATCAGCTGTGATCTGATCTGGGAGGGATTGATCGCCATCACGGTGTTCGACACCAAGGAGAAGTGGGACAACCGGTGGCACCAGTATATGATAGCCGGGTCCGGGGTCTTGATGATAGTGTTCGCCATCGTTTTCATCGTTAACGGTGTGAACATACTTCTGTGA
- the nadA gene encoding quinolinate synthase NadA, which translates to MNAAERIQELKAQRKAIILAHNYQPPEVQDIADFVGDSLGLSQKAASTDAEVIIFCGVDFMAESAKILSPQKKVILPESDAMCPMSAMCTDLELGPMKEKYPEAAVVAYVNTSAAVKALADVCCTSSNAVKVVGSVPQKRIIFVPDRNLGAYVQRFHPDKEILLWPGYCPTHHDISVQEIKELQCQHPRAKLMVHPECIPDVIDLADNVSSTEGMIKYARTNEAREFIVGTEVDMTYRLSKEVPDKKFIPVPSAICPNMKRTTVSSLIRALETMSPEITLAPGIIEAARKPLERMMEIGRGD; encoded by the coding sequence ATGAACGCCGCGGAGCGTATCCAGGAGCTCAAGGCACAGCGGAAGGCCATCATATTGGCCCATAACTACCAGCCGCCGGAAGTGCAGGACATCGCTGATTTCGTAGGCGACTCCCTCGGACTGTCCCAGAAGGCGGCCAGCACCGACGCGGAGGTCATCATCTTTTGCGGAGTGGACTTCATGGCCGAGAGCGCTAAGATACTCTCCCCTCAAAAGAAAGTGATCCTGCCCGAATCGGACGCCATGTGCCCCATGTCCGCCATGTGCACCGATCTGGAACTGGGACCGATGAAGGAGAAGTATCCTGAAGCCGCTGTCGTAGCCTATGTCAACACCTCCGCTGCGGTGAAGGCGTTGGCGGACGTATGCTGCACATCGTCCAACGCCGTCAAGGTCGTTGGCAGCGTTCCGCAGAAGCGTATCATATTCGTCCCGGACCGTAATCTTGGGGCCTATGTGCAGAGATTCCACCCCGACAAGGAGATATTGCTATGGCCAGGCTATTGCCCGACCCACCACGACATCTCCGTGCAGGAGATCAAGGAGCTTCAGTGCCAACACCCCAGGGCCAAGCTCATGGTGCATCCGGAATGCATCCCGGATGTGATCGACCTTGCCGATAACGTCTCATCCACCGAGGGCATGATCAAGTACGCCCGGACGAACGAGGCCAGGGAGTTCATCGTTGGAACCGAGGTCGATATGACCTACCGCCTTAGCAAGGAGGTGCCGGACAAGAAGTTCATCCCGGTGCCGAGCGCCATCTGCCCGAACATGAAACGTACTACGGTCTCATCTTTGATCAGGGCATTGGAGACCATGTCTCCGGAGATCACTCTGGCACCAGGGATAATCGAGGCAGCCAGGAAACCGCTGGAGCGCATGATGGAGATCGGCCGCGGGGACTAA
- a CDS encoding superoxide dismutase gives MEQVKRYELPKLAYGYKDLTPFLSEEQLTVHHTKHHAAYVNSANAILDKMDKARQDNVDLDWKAIMKDLSFQIGGHILHKYMWENLAPAGKGGVPAGKLLEELTKEFGSIERFKKEFSAVAGSAEGSGWAVLVYCLGTHKPLLMQVEKHNVNAIPGFRILMVLDVWEHAYYIDYKNLRAKYVEAFWNHVNWDTVGKRLEAILK, from the coding sequence ATGGAACAAGTCAAGAGATACGAACTGCCAAAGCTCGCCTACGGATACAAGGACCTAACCCCTTTCCTGAGCGAGGAGCAGTTGACCGTTCACCATACCAAGCACCACGCCGCCTACGTCAACTCGGCCAACGCCATTCTGGATAAGATGGACAAGGCCCGGCAGGACAATGTCGACCTGGATTGGAAGGCTATCATGAAGGACCTGTCGTTCCAGATCGGGGGTCACATACTGCACAAGTACATGTGGGAGAATTTGGCCCCCGCGGGCAAGGGCGGTGTACCTGCAGGAAAGCTGCTGGAGGAACTGACCAAGGAGTTCGGTTCGATCGAGCGCTTCAAGAAGGAGTTCAGCGCGGTGGCCGGTAGCGCCGAGGGCTCTGGGTGGGCTGTGTTGGTGTATTGTCTGGGGACGCATAAACCGCTGCTGATGCAGGTGGAGAAGCACAACGTCAACGCCATTCCCGGTTTCCGAATCCTAATGGTGTTGGACGTCTGGGAGCACGCCTATTACATCGACTACAAGAATCTCAGAGCCAAGTACGTGGAAGCGTTCTGGAACCACGTGAACTGGGACACCGTAGGAAAGAGGTTGGAAGCGATCCTGAAGTGA
- a CDS encoding dihydroneopterin aldolase family protein — MTSRREELASRYFNCTERERAVFEAGIKLGTIYHQFVGTPVAAANVDILERAIEDGVRVQPFVKDVKVNISREALRLKKDEFDYQTLTGNMLNVELTISIDRTTVIAGMDFKPDLRYPLMYVKEIM; from the coding sequence ATGACGAGCAGGCGCGAAGAACTCGCTTCGAGATATTTCAATTGCACCGAGAGGGAGAGGGCGGTGTTCGAGGCCGGCATTAAATTGGGTACGATCTATCATCAGTTCGTTGGGACCCCCGTCGCAGCGGCCAACGTTGATATTCTGGAGAGGGCCATCGAGGATGGCGTACGCGTGCAACCGTTCGTCAAGGACGTGAAGGTCAACATCTCCCGTGAGGCCCTTCGCCTGAAGAAGGACGAGTTCGACTATCAGACCCTGACCGGCAATATGCTCAACGTGGAACTGACCATCTCCATCGATCGGACGACCGTCATCGCGGGCATGGACTTCAAGCCCGACCTGCGTTACCCTCTGATGTACGTCAAAGAAATAATGTGA
- a CDS encoding NTPase, with translation MNNIKIGITGLPSAGKTNTLIQVIKMLEAEGFKVGGMITEPILDDKKRTGLYVIDWITKKKAVLAATDIESKFTVGKYGIDIQVLEDIGVQALTNACADADVIVIDEVGKIEVESKKFVKAVEDALEVEKPMLLTLHKKSRNPLLQDIRRRDDVRILEVTPINRNLLPYKIMKLMKGELL, from the coding sequence ATGAATAATATTAAAATCGGCATTACTGGGCTTCCCAGCGCGGGTAAGACCAACACTCTCATTCAGGTCATAAAAATGCTGGAGGCGGAGGGATTTAAGGTTGGCGGCATGATCACTGAGCCGATTTTGGACGATAAGAAGCGAACCGGTCTTTACGTCATCGACTGGATAACCAAGAAGAAGGCTGTTCTGGCCGCTACGGACATAGAGAGCAAGTTCACCGTGGGGAAGTATGGTATCGATATCCAGGTCCTGGAGGATATCGGCGTTCAAGCGCTCACTAACGCCTGCGCCGATGCGGATGTCATCGTCATCGATGAAGTGGGCAAGATCGAGGTGGAGAGCAAGAAGTTCGTCAAGGCGGTCGAGGACGCGTTGGAGGTTGAAAAACCAATGCTGCTCACCCTTCACAAGAAGTCCCGCAATCCCTTGTTGCAGGACATCAGACGGCGGGACGACGTGCGTATTTTGGAAGTTACGCCGATCAACCGAAACCTTTTGCCCTACAAGATCATGAAGCTGATGAAGGGCGAGCTGTTGTGA